CAAATGGATCTCTCGGACCCTTCAATGCCAGAACGGAGAAGGAATCCCCATCGATCACAGGCGGACGATTCTCTGGGACCTTGCTAACGAATACGGTGAGCGTCTTGCTGGTTTTGCCGCCGTGCGGGTCGGTTGCGGTGACAGTGAGCGTGCGCGTCCCCTCATTGGCAAAGACAACCACCGCGTCGCAGGAACCATTCTTGGGTTGAGGTGTCACCGTGTCGGGTGCGCTAACGCTCCAGACCAGCCTGTCACAACCGAGGTAACCCGATGACTCGGGATCATAGGCGCGCGCCGTAACGAAGTAATCCACGGTCGCGGGTATGGAATCGGTGGCGACGGAGATGTCCACTATGGGCAGCGAGTTACCTACATTTACCTTGAGGGTGATGCTTGCGCTGGCTCCCGCTTTGTCTTTAGCCGTCACCGTTACTGTGCGCAGGCCCCCACTGCGGAAGGTGACGTTCAAGGGAATCGCACCATCGCGATCGGAGGTCGCGCTGAGTGTGATCGGCTCGCCCTCAGGGTCTATGACGTCAAAGTAGCCGCTGAAGCCGGCGCGCGGCCCGAGGATGATGGGCACACCTATGCTGGCTTGTATCACATCGGACTTGACGTTGCTGAACTTTGGCGGGGCGTTGGGCGAACGTCCAAACTCTTTACTGAGGCTGTAAAGGGTTCCATTACTTTCGGCGACCCGCCCGATCACCGGAAGGTCGACGATGAAACCGTAGTAGGCGTCGAGGTTGCCCCGCAATATCCAAAAGGGATTGCGTGGAATGGCGGCGTCGAGTTCGATCCCCGACTTCACGCCGATGGTAGGACCAGCGGCGTTGTAGAACATCAGCGCACCCTCTGTCTTGGTATAGGCTTTGGCGTTGAGTGCGGCGTTGACGGTAAATTGCTGATCGAAGGTCGTATTGAAGCTCGGGGTGGGTTTGATGTCCTCCCAGCCCCTGTCGTCCGTCCATTTAGCCCCGACTCTGGCAGCAGCGGTTTGGGTCGCGCGGTAGTCAAAGCTGAGGTTGACTTCACCGCTGGCGCCAACAAACGCGTACACCGTCGGAGTGACGCAGACAGGAACTGGCCCGATCAAAAAGCACTTCGTTTCGAAGCGGTACTCAGCGACCTTCTTCTCCTTAGTGATTTTGGCGTTGGCCTCGCCCGAAACATGAAGGATTGAGGCCTGGTCGAAGCCGATCCAAGCCTCGAAACGGTCCACTTCGGGTGTCAGGCGCCCCTCACGAGGATTGATGTTGTCAATGCCGATACCGATGTTGTAGCCCGCGTTGAAGTACAGCACGCCGTCCACCCGCACCTTGACCTTGACATCCCCCTCGGCAATGTCCAGCACCGTCTCGTCGAACTCGAGCTTGAAGTTGTAGCCGTCCCCGATGTCGATGGCATCTTGCGGCGCGAGGCCGACGCTAAGCCCCTCCACCAGGGCGGTAGCGGACTCCAGGTCGGAGGCTTTCAGGTCTTGCGCGGCGTCCAGGTCGCCCTGATGCACCGCATCGGTGAGGTTGGCTTGGCTGGTCTCGAGCACCACCCCGGCGCCCTCCCGGCGGATGGTTTTGACCTTGC
This genomic window from Deinococcota bacterium contains:
- a CDS encoding Ig-like domain-containing protein, with amino-acid sequence MKHAWTLSLILLLAACNTASTPAPVIQGFSAVPDTLPAGGGEVTLSWTVEGATSLAIDNGVGAVTGTSITVTVTVSTTFTLTASNASGTATKATTVTVLPPASLAIDPPARGVVAGGPGVLFTANIVGAQGTVTWTLSGPGSVAPESGPSTTYTPPASVDASETATLTAALADPALSAEVTITVNPAGTAIDTTPPIVSLSSSRSEITAPGAITLSASASDDVGVSKVVFFEGTTRLGEDDSAPYSFERRFGAADTGTFGFTAVAFDAVGNSGSSQAVTVAVSSGAPGGGPPPGGRPVVIPPTTKVADSATQDALGAFDPDSGTMRFTENTLQLQSLRPDDVLVGEPSEAAPYGYLRKVKTIRREGAGVVLETSQANLTDAVHQGDLDAAQDLKASDLESATALVEGLSVGLAPQDAIDIGDGYNFKLEFDETVLDIAEGDVKVKVRVDGVLYFNAGYNIGIGIDNINPREGRLTPEVDRFEAWIGFDQASILHVSGEANAKITKEKKVAEYRFETKCFLIGPVPVCVTPTVYAFVGASGEVNLSFDYRATQTAAARVGAKWTDDRGWEDIKPTPSFNTTFDQQFTVNAALNAKAYTKTEGALMFYNAAGPTIGVKSGIELDAAIPRNPFWILRGNLDAYYGFIVDLPVIGRVAESNGTLYSLSKEFGRSPNAPPKFSNVKSDVIQASIGVPIILGPRAGFSGYFDVIDPEGEPITLSATSDRDGAIPLNVTFRSGGLRTVTVTAKDKAGASASITLKVNVGNSLPIVDISVATDSIPATVDYFVTARAYDPESSGYLGCDRLVWSVSAPDTVTPQPKNGSCDAVVVFANEGTRTLTVTATDPHGGKTSKTLTVFVSKVPENRPPVIDGDSFSVLALKGPRDPF